In Silene latifolia isolate original U9 population chromosome X, ASM4854445v1, whole genome shotgun sequence, the following proteins share a genomic window:
- the LOC141621439 gene encoding uncharacterized protein LOC141621439 produces the protein MCRTRSRRSFHDVCRREVNVLQLGGWVPRPWVEYAGASPFMAEVHGPRSSSRLLLRTSMGPVWYLGERLARQCFRDVLMVPIDPPRTMFREPSEAEREADLACVGGDALLLPGEDYSAFLYGRLAYWPVVEVEAAGIEPPEYPETLEYTDAAGMTTISELRDFDVEVRDAGLDEWQHLIRRLRHPGLWLCGG, from the exons atgtgtcgtacgagaagccggcgttccttccacgacgtctgtcggcgggaggtgaacgttCTTCAGTTGGGcggc tgggtgcccaggccttgggtggagtacgctggcgcttCTCCCTTTATGGCTGAGGTCCAtggacctaggagctcgagccggttgcttctgaggacgtcgatgggtcctgtgtggtacttgggtgagcgcttggctcgtcagtgctttcgggaTGTCTTgatggttcccatcgatcctcctcgaacgatgtttagggagccttctgaggctgagagggaggctgacctggcttgcgtgggtggtgacgccctccttcttcctggtgaggactactcggcgttcctctacgggaggttggcgtactggccggttgtg gaggtcgaggcggcgggcatcgagccgcCAGAGTACCCCGaaaccctcgagtacactgacgcggcggggatgacgacgatctccgagctacgtgactttgacgtggaggtgagagatgctggcttggacgagtggcagcatctaattcggagg ttgcgccatcccggtttgtggctttgtggagggtag